A single region of the Thermococcus zilligii AN1 genome encodes:
- the gatD gene encoding Glu-tRNA(Gln) amidotransferase subunit GatD, protein MSRKIEEFMKRHNLEVGDLIRVVKRDGDEHLTFEGLVMPPYELSPGETLTIKLDNGYNIGILIDTIEGVEVLGKAAEKPEMAFQEVLPRKEGLPNVTILGTGGTIASRIDYKTGAVHPAFTAEELARAVPEIFDMANITPKLIMNILSEDMKPEYWKRIAQEVAEALNSGYDGVVIAHGTDTMSYTASALSFMLRNLTKPVVLVGAQRSSDRPSSDSAMNLTCGVKMATSDVAEVMVVMHGETSDTYCLAHRGTKVRKMHTSRRDAFRSINDIPIARVWKDRIEFLRGDYRRRSQGEVEVDDRMDERVAMLKVYPGVRGEILDFLVDKGYRGVVIEGTGLGHVPGDFIPHVERAVEEGVAVCVTSQCLYGRVNLNVYSNGRKLLRAGAIPCEDMLPETAYVKLMWVLGHTEDLKEVREMMLTNYAGEITPYTRFDTFLR, encoded by the coding sequence ATGAGCAGGAAGATCGAGGAGTTCATGAAGAGGCACAATCTTGAGGTTGGGGACCTGATCAGGGTCGTTAAGAGGGACGGAGACGAGCATTTGACCTTCGAGGGCCTTGTAATGCCGCCCTACGAGCTCTCGCCGGGCGAAACGCTGACCATAAAGCTCGACAACGGCTACAACATCGGGATCCTTATAGATACGATCGAGGGGGTCGAGGTTCTCGGGAAGGCCGCTGAAAAGCCGGAGATGGCCTTCCAGGAAGTTCTCCCGAGGAAGGAGGGCCTCCCGAACGTTACCATCCTCGGAACCGGTGGGACGATAGCGAGCAGGATAGACTACAAGACCGGCGCAGTTCACCCGGCCTTCACTGCTGAAGAGCTCGCCAGGGCCGTCCCGGAGATATTTGATATGGCCAACATAACGCCGAAGCTCATCATGAACATCCTCAGCGAGGACATGAAGCCTGAATACTGGAAAAGGATAGCTCAGGAAGTAGCGGAGGCACTCAACTCCGGTTATGACGGCGTTGTCATCGCCCACGGAACGGACACGATGAGCTATACAGCCTCAGCCCTGAGCTTCATGCTCAGGAACCTCACCAAGCCGGTCGTTCTCGTCGGTGCCCAGAGGAGCTCGGACAGGCCGAGCAGCGATTCGGCCATGAACCTCACCTGCGGGGTCAAAATGGCCACCAGTGACGTTGCGGAGGTTATGGTGGTCATGCACGGGGAAACGAGCGACACCTACTGTTTAGCGCACCGCGGGACTAAGGTAAGGAAGATGCACACGAGCAGGAGGGACGCCTTCAGGAGCATAAACGACATCCCCATAGCAAGGGTCTGGAAGGACAGAATAGAGTTCCTCAGGGGCGACTACAGGAGGAGGAGTCAGGGCGAGGTAGAGGTTGACGACAGGATGGACGAGAGGGTCGCAATGCTCAAGGTTTACCCGGGAGTAAGGGGTGAGATTCTCGACTTCCTGGTGGATAAGGGCTACAGGGGCGTTGTCATAGAGGGAACAGGCCTCGGCCATGTCCCGGGGGATTTCATACCGCACGTGGAGAGGGCCGTTGAAGAAGGGGTCGCCGTGTGCGTCACCAGCCAGTGCCTCTATGGAAGGGTCAACCTCAACGTCTACTCCAACGGCAGGAAGCTCCTCAGGGCCGGGGCGATACCCTGCGAGGACATGCTTCCGGAAACTGCATACGTCAAGCTGATGTGGGTTCTCGGCCACACGGAGGACCTCAAGGAAGTGAGGGAGATGATGCTAACCAACTACGCCGGCGAGATAACGCCCTACACGAGGTTTGACACGTTCCTGAGGTGA
- the gatE gene encoding Glu-tRNA(Gln) amidotransferase subunit GatE, translating into MAEKFDYEKLGLKVGLEIHRQLDTKKLFSPVPSELTEKVDFSFERRLRPTMSEMGEIDPAALEEFKKGSKYIYEGNYELTDLVYMDEEPPRGPDREALEVSLQIAYLLNAKPVDEVHFMRKIVIDGSNVSGFQRTAIVAVDGRVETPWGSVGIPTVCLEEDACRIVEREGKEAIYRVDRLGIPLVEISTTPDIHHPEQAKVVAKYIGDALRATRKVKRGLGTIRQDLNVSIRGGARVEIKGVQELDMIPLIIEREVERQVNLLRIRDELRERGVKPEDIKEEFYDVTEVFQSTGSKVIAGAIKNGGRVLAVRLPGFRGLIGREIQPGRRLGTEMADRARKYVKGIFHIDELPNYGITEKEVEAVIERLSLGEKDAFVLVAAEEETARKALAEVVKRAKEALEGVPEETRRALQDGNTQYMRPLPGKARMYPETDIPPILLPREYKEKIRANLPELPQERVERFIREYQIDRSLAETLVNEERDELFEELVKKGAKPSLVASILVVVLKGLKSEVPIENITEEHIREAFELYLKGKIAKEAFEEIFKELAKNPEKTAQGVAEEKGLTLLSEEEVEKIIDEVIQQNLEVIKAKGMEAMGMIMGRAMAKLRGRADGKLVNSLVRKKIQELG; encoded by the coding sequence ATGGCTGAGAAGTTCGATTACGAAAAGCTCGGCCTTAAGGTTGGCCTTGAGATTCACAGACAGCTTGACACGAAAAAGCTCTTCTCACCCGTTCCGAGCGAGCTGACCGAGAAGGTTGACTTTTCATTCGAAAGAAGGCTCCGCCCGACGATGAGCGAGATGGGGGAAATTGACCCCGCCGCCCTGGAGGAGTTCAAGAAGGGGAGTAAGTACATCTACGAGGGCAACTACGAGCTGACTGATCTGGTCTACATGGACGAGGAGCCGCCGAGGGGGCCTGACAGGGAAGCCCTGGAGGTTTCCCTCCAGATAGCCTACCTCCTGAACGCGAAGCCCGTCGATGAAGTCCACTTCATGCGCAAAATCGTCATTGACGGCTCCAACGTTTCAGGCTTCCAGAGGACTGCAATAGTGGCCGTGGACGGAAGAGTGGAAACCCCCTGGGGAAGCGTTGGCATCCCCACGGTGTGCCTTGAGGAAGACGCTTGCCGTATCGTCGAAAGGGAGGGAAAGGAGGCAATATACCGCGTCGACCGCCTTGGAATTCCCCTCGTTGAGATAAGCACCACTCCGGATATACATCACCCGGAGCAGGCTAAAGTGGTCGCCAAGTACATAGGCGACGCCCTGAGGGCGACGAGGAAGGTCAAGCGCGGCCTCGGAACCATAAGGCAGGACTTGAACGTCTCAATCAGGGGCGGTGCGAGGGTTGAGATAAAGGGCGTTCAGGAGCTCGACATGATCCCGCTCATCATCGAGAGGGAAGTGGAGAGGCAGGTGAACCTACTCAGAATCCGCGATGAGCTGAGGGAAAGGGGCGTTAAGCCTGAGGACATTAAGGAGGAGTTCTACGACGTTACGGAAGTCTTCCAGAGCACCGGGTCAAAGGTAATAGCGGGGGCAATAAAGAACGGTGGCAGAGTCCTTGCCGTCAGGCTCCCGGGCTTCAGGGGCCTCATAGGCAGGGAAATCCAGCCGGGCAGGCGCCTGGGGACGGAGATGGCCGACAGGGCCAGGAAGTATGTAAAGGGAATCTTCCACATCGATGAATTACCGAACTATGGAATTACAGAAAAAGAGGTTGAAGCTGTTATAGAGAGGCTGAGCCTCGGTGAAAAAGACGCCTTCGTCCTTGTCGCGGCAGAGGAGGAAACGGCAAGGAAAGCCCTGGCTGAGGTGGTTAAGCGCGCTAAGGAAGCCTTAGAGGGCGTTCCGGAGGAGACGAGGAGGGCCCTGCAGGACGGTAATACTCAGTACATGCGCCCGCTCCCGGGTAAGGCGAGGATGTATCCCGAGACCGATATCCCGCCCATATTACTGCCTCGGGAGTACAAGGAGAAGATAAGGGCAAACCTCCCCGAGCTCCCGCAGGAGAGGGTGGAGCGCTTTATCAGGGAATACCAGATAGACAGGAGCCTCGCCGAAACCCTGGTGAACGAGGAGCGCGACGAGCTCTTCGAGGAGCTGGTAAAGAAGGGGGCTAAGCCTTCCCTGGTGGCTTCTATCCTCGTGGTTGTCCTCAAGGGCCTCAAGAGCGAGGTCCCCATAGAAAACATCACAGAGGAGCACATCAGGGAAGCTTTTGAGCTCTACCTCAAGGGCAAAATCGCCAAGGAGGCCTTCGAGGAGATATTCAAAGAGCTGGCAAAGAACCCGGAGAAAACCGCCCAGGGGGTCGCCGAGGAGAAGGGGTTAACCCTTCTGAGCGAAGAGGAGGTCGAGAAAATCATCGACGAGGTGATCCAGCAGAACCTTGAAGTCATCAAGGCTAAGGGGATGGAGGCGATGGGCATGATAATGGGAAGGGCAATGGCAAAGCTCCGCGGAAGGGCGGATGGAAAGCTCGTCAACTCGCTCGTCAGGAAGAAGATCCAGGAGCTGGGCTAA
- a CDS encoding glycosyltransferase: MVIEFLLLIILAWDGYFFLKYLVSLTEVSKTSAVWPKVSLLMPAYNEEKNIGEAIRAALNLDYPDFEVIVIDDGSRDRTYEVALTFKNPRLKVVRIPHSGKAGALNEGLKLSSGEIIVTTDADGMLEEKALKGLVGRFYADDVVGVGGQVRVQPRSFLEVIQDIEHLRIAMFRRAHELENLSVAPGPIAAFRRKALEAIGGFVNDPVEDYATTIALKGLGKVVYSPKARCWVRMPTTLVKLWRQRKRWFLGDLPKLGGGPLKEKVFLGISDAVALFDVLFPILAILAGKFALLAVFLLFEVLTMAAVVAVEGGSPVEVLAFPFVLWFLALFYLTLHVYGYLHLLLKQ; the protein is encoded by the coding sequence ATGGTGATTGAGTTCCTCCTGCTCATAATACTGGCATGGGACGGCTATTTTTTTCTGAAGTACCTGGTGAGCCTTACGGAGGTCTCAAAAACATCGGCCGTATGGCCAAAAGTGAGCCTGCTCATGCCAGCATACAACGAGGAAAAAAACATAGGAGAAGCCATAAGGGCGGCTTTAAACCTCGATTATCCCGACTTTGAGGTCATCGTAATCGATGACGGTTCCCGGGATAGGACATACGAGGTGGCCTTAACTTTCAAGAACCCCCGCCTGAAGGTCGTGAGGATACCCCACTCGGGGAAGGCCGGGGCCCTGAACGAGGGTCTTAAGCTTTCCTCCGGCGAGATAATAGTGACCACGGACGCGGACGGCATGCTGGAGGAGAAAGCCCTGAAAGGTCTTGTCGGGCGCTTTTATGCGGACGATGTGGTGGGGGTCGGCGGCCAGGTTCGCGTCCAGCCGAGGAGCTTCCTTGAGGTTATTCAGGACATAGAACACCTTAGAATAGCCATGTTCAGAAGGGCCCACGAGCTCGAAAACCTCAGCGTGGCACCCGGACCGATAGCGGCCTTCAGGAGAAAGGCCCTTGAGGCCATCGGTGGCTTCGTGAATGACCCGGTTGAGGATTACGCAACGACGATAGCCCTGAAGGGTCTTGGAAAAGTCGTCTACTCGCCCAAAGCCAGGTGCTGGGTCAGAATGCCAACTACACTGGTAAAGCTCTGGAGACAGAGGAAGAGGTGGTTCCTTGGTGATCTCCCAAAGCTCGGCGGCGGCCCGTTAAAGGAGAAGGTTTTCCTTGGCATAAGCGATGCCGTTGCCCTCTTCGATGTCCTCTTCCCAATATTGGCCATTCTCGCGGGAAAATTTGCACTGCTTGCTGTTTTCTTGCTCTTTGAGGTCCTTACCATGGCGGCCGTTGTGGCCGTGGAGGGTGGATCCCCGGTGGAAGTTCTGGCCTTCCCCTTCGTCCTGTGGTTTCTGGCACTCTTTTACCTGACGCTCCACGTTTATGGCTACCTCCACCTGCTCTTAAAGCAATAA
- a CDS encoding cysteine synthase family protein, producing MSFAKLEFFNPFSRSIKDRTVFNMLLRAMERGDINGRALFEASSGNTGISLAALSNVFGIKFRAYLPKPTPKATQVLLRVLGAEVVVTDFETIDTEMVGFVKEEARKAGAANLNQFENDDNFDVHYRITAREIEEQLRSIGKEPDVLIAGIGTSGHIAGIAKYLKERYDVHVVGVVPAKGEKIPGIKRLETGQKWYPQVKVDRVVEVTQREAIEGSIAVARRDGLLIGLSSGAVVKAYERVSEEFGGGTYVLIFPDDGFKYVEVFEGYLGAG from the coding sequence ATGTCTTTTGCCAAGCTGGAGTTCTTTAACCCCTTCAGCAGGAGCATAAAGGACAGAACCGTTTTCAACATGCTTCTGCGCGCGATGGAGCGCGGGGACATCAACGGAAGGGCCCTTTTTGAGGCAAGCTCCGGCAACACCGGTATCTCCCTCGCCGCTTTGAGCAATGTCTTTGGTATAAAGTTCCGCGCTTACCTCCCGAAGCCGACCCCAAAGGCCACGCAGGTTCTCCTGAGGGTTCTCGGGGCAGAGGTCGTTGTCACGGACTTCGAGACCATTGACACCGAGATGGTCGGGTTCGTTAAGGAAGAGGCCAGGAAAGCAGGAGCGGCCAACCTGAACCAGTTCGAGAACGACGACAACTTTGACGTCCACTACCGCATTACCGCCAGGGAGATCGAGGAGCAGCTGCGGAGCATCGGGAAGGAGCCAGACGTGCTAATAGCCGGGATTGGAACTTCGGGCCACATAGCGGGCATAGCCAAGTACCTGAAGGAGCGCTACGATGTCCATGTCGTCGGTGTCGTGCCTGCCAAGGGGGAGAAAATCCCGGGGATAAAGCGCCTCGAAACCGGCCAGAAGTGGTACCCCCAGGTGAAGGTAGACCGCGTCGTTGAGGTAACGCAGAGAGAGGCCATAGAGGGATCCATAGCCGTCGCTCGGAGGGACGGCCTGCTGATAGGGCTTAGCTCCGGCGCTGTAGTGAAGGCCTACGAGAGGGTCTCTGAGGAGTTCGGCGGGGGCACCTACGTCCTCATCTTCCCCGATGACGGGTTTAAATACGTGGAGGTCTTTGAGGGCTACCTGGGGGCGGGGTGA